One part of the Cyanobacterium sp. T60_A2020_053 genome encodes these proteins:
- a CDS encoding DUF2442 domain-containing protein, which translates to MSIFSDIKVKNVVIDNNNLSVEIMDGRTIKVPLVWYPRLLRANIEQLNQWQICGGGYGIHWEEIDEDISIEGLLRGSPSPDFYKNTISQI; encoded by the coding sequence ATGAGTATTTTTTCTGACATAAAAGTTAAAAACGTTGTAATTGATAATAATAATTTATCGGTAGAAATAATGGATGGAAGAACCATAAAAGTACCTTTAGTTTGGTATCCTCGCCTATTAAGAGCTAATATTGAACAATTAAATCAGTGGCAAATTTGCGGGGGCGGTTACGGTATTCATTGGGAAGAAATAGACGAAGATATTAGTATCGAAGGTTTATTAAGGGGTTCACCATCTCCTGATTTTTATAAAAATACGATTAGTCAAATATAG
- a CDS encoding GIY-YIG nuclease family protein, protein MQTSLFKTYFTDLPYVSFDDLNFLPHCSGIYFAYDSKNIIHYIGQAKNIQQRWKTHHRKYQLEEINQKYPVKIAWLMWSEDDLDLAEKYFIDLYKPLLNNTKVISPNLIPSEITFKILLSKIAKKIYLIGQKKSTQNSLTTIYLKYDATNTTAKGAAAVIKNFKKENKDKYLKIKWQKYNTITSGIINRIGSREHRQQGKENRAYNNHWQIFCNGVVIDITPQRGIYQLDFLETKCMPYRLAGIKTRAILENNFLEMINHPHYCSIVRGLDSICPLEINLDPIPLLWKNWQKS, encoded by the coding sequence ATGCAAACTAGCTTATTTAAAACATATTTTACCGATTTACCCTATGTTTCGTTTGACGACTTAAATTTTTTGCCACATTGTAGCGGTATTTATTTTGCTTATGATTCCAAAAATATTATCCACTATATTGGTCAAGCAAAAAATATACAGCAAAGATGGAAAACCCATCATCGAAAATACCAACTAGAAGAAATTAATCAAAAATACCCCGTAAAAATAGCTTGGTTAATGTGGAGTGAAGATGATTTAGATTTAGCTGAAAAATATTTTATAGACTTGTATAAACCATTATTAAATAACACAAAAGTAATAAGCCCTAATCTTATACCTTCCGAAATTACTTTTAAAATCTTACTAAGCAAAATAGCTAAAAAAATCTATTTAATAGGACAAAAAAAATCAACTCAAAATTCTCTAACTACTATTTATCTTAAATATGATGCCACCAATACAACAGCTAAAGGTGCGGCGGCTGTTATTAAAAATTTTAAAAAAGAAAATAAAGATAAATATTTAAAAATTAAATGGCAAAAATATAATACTATAACTTCTGGTATTATTAATAGAATTGGTAGTCGAGAACATAGACAACAGGGAAAAGAAAATCGTGCTTATAATAATCATTGGCAAATATTTTGTAATGGTGTTGTTATCGATATAACTCCACAAAGAGGGATATATCAGCTTGATTTTTTAGAAACAAAATGTATGCCTTATAGATTAGCTGGAATAAAAACGAGAGCAATATTAGAAAATAATTTTTTAGAAATGATTAATCATCCTCATTATTGTTCTATAGTTAGAGGGCTAGACTCCATTTGTCCTTTAGAGATTAATCTTGATCCAATTCCTTTACTGTGGAAAAATTGGCAAAAATCTTAA